From one Eptesicus fuscus isolate TK198812 chromosome 3, DD_ASM_mEF_20220401, whole genome shotgun sequence genomic stretch:
- the LOC103289871 gene encoding keratin-associated protein 10-7-like isoform X1 — MAASALSVCSSDLSYDSRVCLPGSGDSCTSSSWQVDDCPESCCEPSCCAPSCCTLICTPVSCMSSPCCQSACTSSCTSSCTPSCCQQSSCQPSCCTSSPCQQACCVPVCCTPVCCKPLCCVPICSGASSCCQPTACTSSCCRPSSCMSLICRPVCCQPTCCAPSCCVPAPCLTFVCTPVSCMSSPCCQVTCGSSPCQSACTSSCTSSCTPSCCQQSSCQPSCCTSSPCQQGCSVPVCCTPVCCKPVCWRPVCCKPLCCVPICSGASSCCQPTSCTSSCCRPSSCVSLICRPVCRPACCVPASSCCGPASSCQPSCCRPSSCMSLLCRPVCSRPACCVPTSAQKSCC, encoded by the exons ATGGCCGCATCTGCCCTGTCCGTCTGCTCCAGCGACCTGAGCTACGACAGCCGAGTCTGCCTGCCCGGTTCCGGTGACTCTTGCACCAGCTCCTCCTGGCAGGTGGACGACTGTCCAGAGAGTTGCTGTGAGCCCTCCTGCTGTGCCCCctcctgctgt ACCCTCATCTGCACCCCAGTGAGCTGCATGTCCAGCCCCTGCTGCCAATCAGCCTgcaccagctcctgcaccagctcCTGCACGCCCTCATGCTGCCAGCAGTCTAgctgccagccttcctgctgcACCTCGTCCCCCTGCCAGCAGGCCTGCTGTGTGCCCGTCTGCTGCACACCCGTCTGCTGTAAGCCCCTGTGCTGTGTGCCCATCTGCTCTGGGGCCTCCTCGTGCTGCCAGCCCACCGCCTGCACCTCATCCTGCTGCAGACcctcctcctgcatgtccctcatCTGCCGCCCCGT ctgctgccagcccacctgctgtgCCCCCAGCTGTTGTGTCCCAGCCCCCTGCTTGACCTTTGTCTGCACCCCAGTGAGCTGCATGTCCAGCCCCTGCTGCCAAGTGACCTGTGGATCCAGCCCCTGCCAGTCAGCCTgcaccagctcctgcaccagctcCTGCACGCCCTCATGCTGCCAGCAGTCTAGCTGCCAGCCCTCCTGCtgcacctcctccccctgccagcaggGCTGCAGTGTGCCCGTCTGCTGCACACCCGTCTGCTGTAAGCCAGTCTGTTGGAGGCCTGTCTGCTGCAAGCCCCTGTGCTGTGTGCCCATCTGCTCTGGGGCCTCCTCGTGCTGCCAGCCCACCTCCTGCACCTCATCCTGCTGCAGACCCTCCTCCTGCGTGTCCCTCATCTGCCGCCCCGTgtgcaggcctgcctgctgcgtgcccgcctcctcctgctgtggccctgcctcctcctgccagcccagctgctgccgcccgtcctcctgcatgtccctgctCTGCCGCCCCGTGTGCTCCCGCCCAGCCTGCTGTGTCCCCACCTCGGCCCAGAAGTCCTGCTGCTGA
- the LOC103289871 gene encoding keratin-associated protein 10-1-like isoform X2 produces the protein MAASALSVCSSDLSYDSRVCLPGSGDSCTSSSWQVDDCPESCCEPSCCAPSCCVPSCCQPTCCTLICTPVSCMSSPCCQSACTSSCTSSCTPSCCQQSSCQPSCCTSSPCQQACCVPVCCTPVCCKPLCCKDDESCCEPSCCAPTCCLPTCCTPSCCVPSCCQPTCCAPSCSCTSSCTSSCTPSCCQQSSCQPSCCTSSPCQQGCSVPVCCTPVCCKPVCWRPVCCKPLCCVPICSGASSCCQPTSCTSSCCRPSSCVSLICRPVCRPACCVPASSCCGPASSCQPSCCRPSSCMSLLCRPVCSRPACCVPTSAQKSCC, from the exons ATGGCCGCATCTGCCCTGTCCGTCTGCTCCAGCGACCTGAGCTACGACAGCCGAGTCTGCCTGCCCGGTTCCGGTGACTCTTGCACCAGCTCCTCCTGGCAGGTGGACGACTGTCCAGAGAGTTGCTGTGAGCCCTCCTGCTGTGCCCCctcctgctgtgtccccagctgctgccagcccacctgctgt ACCCTCATCTGCACCCCAGTGAGCTGCATGTCCAGCCCCTGCTGCCAATCAGCCTgcaccagctcctgcaccagctcCTGCACGCCCTCATGCTGCCAGCAGTCTAgctgccagccttcctgctgcACCTCGTCCCCCTGCCAGCAGGCCTGCTGTGTGCCCGTCTGCTGCACACCCGTCTGCTGTAAGCCCCTGTGCTGT AAAGATGATG AGAGCTGCTGTGAGCCCTCCTGCTGCGCCCCCACCTGCTGTCTCCCCACCTGCTGCACCCCCAgctgctgtgtccccagctgctgccagcccacctgctgtgCCCCCAGCTGTT CCTgcaccagctcctgcaccagctcCTGCACGCCCTCATGCTGCCAGCAGTCTAGCTGCCAGCCCTCCTGCtgcacctcctccccctgccagcaggGCTGCAGTGTGCCCGTCTGCTGCACACCCGTCTGCTGTAAGCCAGTCTGTTGGAGGCCTGTCTGCTGCAAGCCCCTGTGCTGTGTGCCCATCTGCTCTGGGGCCTCCTCGTGCTGCCAGCCCACCTCCTGCACCTCATCCTGCTGCAGACCCTCCTCCTGCGTGTCCCTCATCTGCCGCCCCGTgtgcaggcctgcctgctgcgtgcccgcctcctcctgctgtggccctgcctcctcctgccagcccagctgctgccgcccgtcctcctgcatgtccctgctCTGCCGCCCCGTGTGCTCCCGCCCAGCCTGCTGTGTCCCCACCTCGGCCCAGAAGTCCTGCTGCTGA
- the LOC103289871 gene encoding keratin-associated protein 10-3-like isoform X3, which produces MAASALSVCSSDLSYDSRVCLPGSGDSCTSSSWQVDDCPESCCEPSCCAPSCCVPSCCQPTCCTLICTPVSCMSSPCCQSACTSSCTSSCTPSCCQQSSCQPSCCTSSPCQQACCVPVCCTPVCCKPLCCVPICSGASSCCQPTACTSSCCRPSSCMSLICRPVCRPACCVPASSCCGPASSCQPSCCRPSSCMSLLCRPVCSRPACCVPTSAQTSSC; this is translated from the exons ATGGCCGCATCTGCCCTGTCCGTCTGCTCCAGCGACCTGAGCTACGACAGCCGAGTCTGCCTGCCCGGTTCCGGTGACTCTTGCACCAGCTCCTCCTGGCAGGTGGACGACTGTCCAGAGAGTTGCTGTGAGCCCTCCTGCTGTGCCCCctcctgctgtgtccccagctgctgccagcccacctgctgt ACCCTCATCTGCACCCCAGTGAGCTGCATGTCCAGCCCCTGCTGCCAATCAGCCTgcaccagctcctgcaccagctcCTGCACGCCCTCATGCTGCCAGCAGTCTAgctgccagccttcctgctgcACCTCGTCCCCCTGCCAGCAGGCCTGCTGTGTGCCCGTCTGCTGCACACCCGTCTGCTGTAAGCCCCTGTGCTGTGTGCCCATCTGCTCTGGGGCCTCCTCGTGCTGCCAGCCCACCGCCTGCACCTCATCCTGCTGCAGACcctcctcctgcatgtccctcatCTGCCGCCCCGTgtgcaggcctgcctgctgcgtgcccgcctcctcctgctgtggccctgcctcctcctgccagcccagctgctgccgcccatcctcctgcatgtccctgctCTGCCGCCCCGTGTGCTCCCGCCCAGCCTGCTGTGTCCCCACCTCGGCCCAGACGTCCAGCTGCTGA